In Rhizobium lusitanum, a genomic segment contains:
- a CDS encoding HAD-IA family hydrolase — protein MKLTEFKVMTFDVVGTLIDFEMGVLNAVRALGGEKAAAASDDQIFEPYKRGRDKFYGRSSFAMKDVYLSLATECGFVKDAATAEAFQLAVLRWPAFSDSVEALARLRKNFRLVAMTNADRTAFSAYSDTLGNPFHDSVTCDETGCAKPNPQFFAFNKGRQSASGFKQSEILHVAQSQHHDIGVAKELGYTTCWIERRQGLKGFGGTPEPKILTKPDFHFSSLKQLADAVDAELAAGVQTASAA, from the coding sequence TCGGCACTTTGATCGATTTCGAAATGGGCGTCCTGAATGCCGTTCGGGCGCTTGGCGGGGAGAAAGCGGCCGCCGCTTCCGATGACCAGATCTTTGAGCCCTACAAGCGCGGCCGGGACAAATTTTACGGCCGCTCCTCCTTTGCCATGAAGGACGTCTATCTTTCCCTGGCGACGGAATGCGGCTTTGTGAAAGACGCCGCGACCGCGGAAGCCTTTCAGCTGGCGGTCCTGCGCTGGCCGGCCTTCTCGGACTCGGTTGAGGCGCTCGCACGCCTGCGCAAGAATTTCCGGCTGGTGGCGATGACGAATGCAGACCGCACGGCCTTCTCGGCCTATTCGGACACGCTCGGCAATCCCTTCCACGACAGCGTCACTTGCGACGAAACCGGATGCGCCAAGCCCAATCCGCAGTTCTTCGCCTTCAACAAGGGCCGTCAATCCGCTTCCGGCTTCAAGCAGTCGGAAATCCTGCACGTCGCCCAGAGCCAGCACCACGATATCGGCGTGGCCAAGGAACTCGGCTACACGACATGCTGGATCGAGCGGCGTCAGGGTCTGAAGGGGTTTGGCGGCACGCCGGAACCCAAGATACTGACGAAGCCGGACTTCCATTTCTCCTCGCTGAAACAGCTTGCCGACGCCGTTGACGCCGAGCTTGCCGCCGGCGTTCAGACCGCAAGCGCGGCCTGA
- a CDS encoding NAD(P)/FAD-dependent oxidoreductase: MTAAHPPFPDISSLWQETAVDRPVFGTLSGDHRYDVAIIGGGYTGLSTARYLARRGLSSVVLEANRIGWGASGRNGGVVSGKFRLAFSDIAGRFGIETARRMHDLGIEAIEHVGELVEDYGITSAGYRPTGSLRCAHNAVSLEALKTEVDWLKQALGDNACSILSPGDMERETGSRDFTGGMLNTHGGVIHPLNFVFGIAAGLKAAGIDIFESAPVTGLRREGSGVRLETPHGIITAGQAVIATNSYSDLTRATAEVRKAIIPFRSAMIATEPLSGKAGGTLLANGRSYTETRRMMRWFRKAGDRLLYGGRGAFGKTDSESAFAALHKAMVRQFPELSDAAVTHRWSGLVAMTMDSIPHVGRLDERVVYAVGYNGTGVALASCMGKHVAAIVAGESPDLGLLTSERLKPVPFYPIREPAVRLVAGWYQFLDAIGR; the protein is encoded by the coding sequence ATGACCGCCGCCCACCCTCCCTTCCCCGATATCAGCTCCCTCTGGCAGGAGACAGCCGTGGACCGTCCGGTCTTCGGCACACTGTCGGGCGATCATCGCTATGACGTGGCCATCATCGGCGGCGGTTATACGGGCCTGAGCACGGCCCGTTATCTCGCCCGCCGAGGCCTGTCATCGGTGGTGCTGGAAGCAAACCGCATCGGCTGGGGCGCAAGCGGGCGCAATGGCGGCGTCGTCTCCGGAAAGTTCCGGCTCGCCTTTTCCGACATCGCCGGCCGGTTCGGCATCGAGACCGCCCGCCGCATGCACGATCTCGGCATCGAGGCCATCGAACATGTCGGCGAGCTGGTCGAGGATTACGGCATCACATCCGCCGGGTACAGGCCGACGGGCTCACTGCGTTGCGCCCACAATGCGGTCTCGCTTGAAGCCCTCAAGACGGAAGTGGACTGGTTGAAGCAAGCGCTCGGCGACAACGCCTGCTCCATCCTTTCACCGGGGGACATGGAACGGGAAACCGGCTCGCGGGATTTCACCGGCGGCATGCTCAACACCCATGGCGGCGTTATTCATCCGCTCAATTTCGTGTTCGGCATCGCCGCCGGGCTCAAAGCCGCCGGTATCGATATCTTTGAGAGTGCTCCGGTCACCGGCCTCAGGCGCGAGGGCTCTGGCGTGCGTCTGGAAACGCCACACGGTATCATCACCGCCGGACAGGCCGTGATCGCCACCAATTCCTATTCCGACCTGACACGCGCGACGGCGGAAGTCCGCAAGGCGATCATCCCCTTCCGCTCAGCCATGATCGCCACGGAACCACTATCCGGTAAAGCTGGCGGCACTCTCTTGGCCAATGGCCGCAGCTATACCGAGACCCGGCGGATGATGCGCTGGTTTCGCAAGGCGGGTGACCGGCTGCTCTATGGCGGTCGCGGTGCCTTCGGCAAGACGGATTCGGAAAGCGCCTTCGCCGCGCTGCACAAAGCGATGGTGCGACAGTTCCCGGAACTTTCCGACGCCGCCGTTACCCACCGGTGGTCCGGTCTCGTCGCCATGACCATGGACAGCATTCCGCATGTGGGACGGCTGGACGAACGCGTCGTCTATGCGGTCGGTTACAACGGCACCGGCGTGGCGCTTGCCTCCTGTATGGGCAAACACGTCGCCGCGATCGTCGCCGGCGAGAGCCCGGACCTCGGGCTTCTGACTTCCGAACGGTTGAAACCCGTTCCCTTCTATCCCATCCGGGAACCCGCCGTCCGGCTCGTCGCCGGCTGGTACCAGTTCCTGGATGCAATCGGGCGATAA
- a CDS encoding ABC transporter substrate-binding protein: protein MILKFSTLVLSASAIALSAGLASAEQITFVSQGGAYQDAQTKAILDPVAKLLGITVNQDSAPDAWPVIKTQTSTGKPIWDVVDTPTQDCVRGGQQGMIETLDFSKIPNAEKMPAEYKSPYSVAYEFYSSVLAYNKDKFGTNPPKSWADFWDVKKFPGTRALRNHPLATLEAALLADGVPADKLYPLDVDRAFKKLEEIKPYVTVWWTSGAQSAQLLADGEVDMEMAWNGRVTAVAKEGAPISYTFNQGFLQYTSLCILKGAPNLDTAVKFVNAAMTPEIQANFPAYIDYGPGNPEAYKTGKISPERAAEMPSSPENAAKQVLVSDKWWSSPAGEEAQKRWASFIQK from the coding sequence ATGATACTGAAATTTTCCACTCTCGTGCTTTCCGCATCAGCCATCGCCCTCTCAGCCGGCCTTGCTTCGGCTGAACAGATCACCTTCGTATCCCAGGGCGGCGCCTATCAGGACGCACAGACCAAGGCGATCCTCGACCCGGTCGCCAAATTGCTCGGGATCACCGTCAACCAGGATAGCGCGCCGGACGCCTGGCCGGTCATCAAGACCCAGACATCGACAGGCAAGCCGATCTGGGATGTTGTCGATACCCCAACACAGGATTGCGTCCGTGGCGGCCAACAGGGCATGATCGAGACCCTCGACTTCTCCAAGATCCCCAATGCCGAGAAAATGCCCGCGGAATACAAGAGCCCCTATTCCGTGGCCTATGAATTCTATTCGAGCGTGCTTGCCTACAACAAGGACAAGTTCGGAACAAACCCGCCAAAGAGCTGGGCGGATTTCTGGGACGTCAAGAAGTTCCCGGGCACACGCGCGCTGCGCAACCATCCGCTCGCCACGCTGGAAGCGGCCCTGCTCGCCGACGGCGTTCCAGCAGATAAGCTCTATCCGCTGGACGTCGACCGCGCCTTCAAGAAGCTCGAGGAAATCAAGCCTTACGTCACCGTCTGGTGGACCTCAGGCGCCCAGTCGGCGCAGCTGCTTGCCGACGGCGAGGTCGACATGGAAATGGCCTGGAATGGTCGCGTGACCGCCGTCGCCAAGGAAGGAGCCCCGATCAGCTACACATTCAACCAGGGCTTCCTGCAATACACATCGCTTTGCATTCTGAAAGGTGCGCCCAATCTCGACACCGCCGTGAAATTCGTTAACGCGGCGATGACGCCGGAGATCCAGGCGAACTTCCCGGCCTACATTGATTACGGCCCAGGCAATCCGGAAGCCTACAAGACCGGCAAGATTTCCCCGGAGCGCGCGGCTGAAATGCCAAGCTCACCGGAGAACGCCGCCAAGCAGGTGCTGGTGTCGGACAAGTGGTGGAGTTCGCCGGCTGGCGAGGAAGCGCAGAAGCGCTGGGCATCCTTCATCCAGAAGTAA
- a CDS encoding ABC transporter permease: MTVSTRNPSERHDRREQRLMLMLLAPALLVVVSLLIVPLLWLAWQSIWQDGGFTLVNYQRFLTDSVYWMTFLQTFRIAFVVTLATLLLGYPVAYVAAGLPQRWSVLILAMVLLPFWTSVLVRAYAWLILLQRTGIVNSALKSAGLIDSPLPLINNEFGTVVATIHILLPFMVLPLYATMKKIPPELTMAGASLGGSPAHVFARVFLPLSLPGMIAGMVLVFVLTLGFYITPELLGGGRTYMVSMLVSRNIEVYNEWGAASSISVVLMACVFLVFRLASLIIPFERIMGTR, encoded by the coding sequence ATGACCGTGTCGACAAGAAATCCTTCGGAGCGTCATGACCGGCGCGAGCAGAGGCTGATGCTGATGCTTCTTGCCCCGGCCCTGCTCGTGGTCGTGTCGCTGCTGATCGTGCCGCTGCTCTGGCTTGCCTGGCAGTCGATCTGGCAGGATGGCGGTTTCACGCTCGTCAACTACCAACGGTTCCTGACCGATTCCGTCTACTGGATGACCTTCCTCCAAACCTTCCGCATCGCGTTCGTGGTGACGCTCGCGACGCTTCTGCTCGGCTATCCCGTCGCCTATGTGGCGGCGGGCCTGCCGCAGCGATGGAGCGTGCTCATTCTCGCGATGGTCCTGCTGCCCTTCTGGACCAGCGTACTCGTGCGCGCTTATGCCTGGCTCATCCTGTTGCAGAGAACCGGCATCGTCAATTCCGCGCTGAAGAGTGCCGGGCTGATCGACAGTCCGCTGCCGCTCATCAACAACGAGTTCGGCACGGTGGTCGCAACCATTCACATCCTGCTGCCCTTCATGGTGCTGCCGCTCTATGCGACAATGAAGAAGATCCCGCCCGAGCTGACGATGGCAGGTGCCAGCCTCGGCGGATCGCCGGCGCATGTGTTTGCGCGGGTTTTCCTGCCCCTGTCCCTGCCCGGCATGATCGCCGGCATGGTTCTGGTCTTCGTGCTGACGCTCGGTTTCTACATCACCCCGGAACTTCTCGGCGGCGGCCGCACCTACATGGTCTCCATGCTCGTCTCCCGCAACATCGAGGTCTACAATGAATGGGGTGCGGCATCGTCGATCAGCGTGGTGCTGATGGCCTGCGTCTTCCTCGTCTTCCGGCTGGCAAGCCTGATCATCCCGTTTGAACGCATCATGGGAACGAGGTGA
- a CDS encoding ABC transporter permease, producing MHMSKILLYAVVALILAWLIIPILIIVPMSFSGARFLSFPPPSWSLRWYEAYLSSAAWMQATRVSLIVSVSSAILATIFGTAAAYALDMTSSRLVRSLQMLLLLPLIVPIVITAVGVFLVYAQIGLIATMTGLILANVMLGLPYVITSVLVGLRKFDHTQEMVSRSLGMNRLRTFFVVTLPQIRPSVISGMLFAFISAMDETVVSLFISGGQYQTLTKRMFTALRDEIDPTIASISSLLTAISFILVMLVAINARNTDRRQGKTA from the coding sequence ATGCATATGTCCAAAATCCTGCTTTATGCCGTCGTCGCCCTCATCCTCGCCTGGCTGATCATTCCGATCCTCATCATCGTGCCCATGTCGTTTTCCGGCGCCCGGTTCCTGTCGTTCCCGCCACCATCATGGTCCCTGCGCTGGTACGAGGCCTATCTGAGCAGTGCCGCATGGATGCAGGCAACCCGCGTCAGCCTTATCGTCTCGGTTTCGAGCGCCATCCTGGCGACGATTTTCGGCACGGCTGCCGCCTACGCGCTTGATATGACCTCGTCCCGGCTGGTGCGCAGCTTGCAGATGCTGCTGCTCCTGCCGCTGATCGTGCCGATCGTCATCACCGCCGTCGGCGTCTTTCTCGTCTATGCGCAGATCGGCCTGATCGCCACCATGACGGGGCTGATCCTTGCCAATGTCATGCTCGGCCTGCCCTATGTCATCACCTCGGTTCTGGTTGGACTCCGAAAATTCGACCATACGCAGGAGATGGTGTCGCGCAGCCTCGGCATGAACCGGTTGCGCACCTTCTTCGTCGTAACCCTGCCGCAGATCCGGCCCAGCGTGATTTCCGGCATGCTGTTCGCCTTCATTTCGGCGATGGACGAGACCGTCGTTTCGTTGTTCATTTCCGGCGGCCAATACCAGACGCTGACAAAGCGCATGTTCACTGCGTTGCGCGACGAGATCGATCCGACGATCGCATCGATCAGCTCGCTGCTGACGGCGATTTCCTTCATCCTGGTGATGCTGGTGGCGATTAATGCGCGCAACACGGATCGCCGCCAGGGGAAGACGGCATGA
- a CDS encoding GMC family oxidoreductase: MIADHLILGGGSAGCVLAARLSEDPKRTVILVEAGRNIAAGDIPDDVRSRYPGRAYLDTSNIWSSLTALMGSSRSNSAPRSSRRYEQAKLLGGGSAINALMANRGAPSDYTEWEELGATGWGWESCLPYFRRIEADRDFGGPLHGADGPLSIRRVTDEKISPFVDRVMKTLETQGHPIRPDQNGPWENGTFRGAVAVSDAGERLPTSIAYLTPDVRRRPNLTIITDSTATRILFEGTRAIGATLTGTHPQTIRAHEVIVASGAIHSPALLLRSGIGPGADLAALGIPVISSRAGIGRNLMEHPSIAVAAYLPPRMRVQDRTEHHEQSIWRFSSGLPDTPQGDMHAAILSRSGWHSVGLRMGSLFFWVNKSYSRGILKLGSADPLAEPEVDFRMLTDERDLERLKLALRMGAHALLDPHMNGYRDTVFPSSYSPRVAKVAVPGAWNAIQRGALSAMLDLAGPLRAALIHSAVTLGTTMDGLLNDDAMLTEFVRRHVGGTWHPSGTCRMGAPDNPMAVTSPTGRVYGVEGLRVCDASLMPSIPCANTNIPTIMIAERIADFIRNGQ; this comes from the coding sequence ATGATTGCCGATCACCTGATCCTCGGCGGCGGATCGGCCGGATGCGTTCTGGCGGCGCGGCTGTCGGAGGATCCGAAGCGGACGGTGATTCTTGTCGAAGCGGGACGCAACATTGCCGCCGGCGACATCCCCGATGACGTGCGCAGCCGTTATCCCGGCCGCGCCTATCTCGATACCAGCAACATATGGTCTTCGCTCACTGCGTTGATGGGCTCGTCCCGATCAAACAGCGCCCCCCGCTCATCCCGCCGCTACGAGCAGGCAAAGCTGCTCGGCGGCGGCTCCGCCATCAACGCGCTGATGGCCAATCGCGGCGCACCGTCCGACTATACCGAATGGGAGGAACTGGGGGCGACCGGCTGGGGATGGGAGAGCTGCCTGCCCTATTTCCGCAGAATAGAGGCTGACCGGGATTTCGGCGGCCCCCTGCATGGAGCGGACGGACCGCTTTCGATCCGGCGGGTTACGGACGAGAAGATATCGCCCTTCGTCGATCGCGTGATGAAAACGCTGGAGACACAAGGACACCCGATCCGTCCCGACCAGAATGGCCCCTGGGAGAACGGCACGTTCCGGGGCGCCGTCGCCGTCAGCGATGCCGGCGAACGTTTACCGACCTCGATTGCCTATCTCACACCCGACGTTCGCCGTCGTCCGAACCTCACGATCATCACCGACAGCACCGCGACGCGTATTCTCTTTGAGGGCACGCGGGCGATCGGCGCCACGCTCACAGGTACTCACCCCCAGACGATCAGAGCACACGAAGTCATCGTGGCTTCGGGCGCGATCCACTCCCCGGCGCTGTTGCTGCGCTCCGGCATCGGTCCCGGCGCGGATCTCGCAGCCCTGGGCATTCCCGTCATCTCATCACGCGCCGGCATCGGCCGCAATCTGATGGAACATCCGTCCATCGCGGTCGCCGCCTATCTGCCACCACGGATGCGGGTGCAAGACCGCACGGAGCATCACGAGCAATCGATCTGGCGTTTTTCCTCAGGCCTTCCCGATACGCCGCAGGGCGACATGCATGCCGCCATCCTGTCACGCTCCGGCTGGCATTCGGTCGGCCTGCGGATGGGCAGCCTGTTCTTCTGGGTCAACAAGTCCTACTCGCGCGGCATCCTGAAGCTTGGCTCCGCCGATCCGCTGGCCGAGCCCGAGGTCGATTTCCGGATGCTGACGGATGAACGTGACCTCGAACGACTGAAACTGGCATTGCGCATGGGCGCGCATGCACTGCTCGATCCGCATATGAACGGCTACCGGGACACGGTGTTTCCCTCCAGCTATTCCCCGCGCGTCGCCAAAGTCGCCGTTCCCGGCGCATGGAATGCGATCCAGCGCGGCGCATTATCGGCGATGCTCGACCTCGCGGGGCCTTTGCGCGCCGCCCTCATCCATTCCGCCGTCACCCTGGGCACCACCATGGACGGCCTGCTCAACGACGATGCGATGCTCACCGAATTCGTCCGCCGGCATGTCGGCGGCACCTGGCATCCCTCCGGCACCTGCCGCATGGGCGCGCCGGACAATCCGATGGCCGTGACTTCTCCGACAGGCCGGGTTTACGGCGTCGAGGGACTACGGGTCTGCGATGCCTCGCTGATGCCGTCGATCCCCTGCGCCAACACCAACATACCGACCATAATGATCGCCGAACGCATTGCTGATTTCATCCGCAACGGTCAATGA
- a CDS encoding alpha/beta hydrolase, with translation MDYEIFVYVPETAPPASGFPVIYVLDANSDFITVAETVRRVSRRPKATGIAPSIVVGIGYPNTGGYNVDRRHADFTRGPADAGAFPDKARDSCGGQAAYIRFLSGQLMSYIASWLDADPDCCTLLGHSLAGYFVLDLLAQHPDMFHGYISFSPSVWWDRAGLSRALASARQITRPIRLYTAVGLWEQEFAPWQAKENFSDQYHEIREVRRMIDNAREISSEVGAAFGKKVNVRFELGEDEDHATIVTASLCRALRFVGGGETIV, from the coding sequence TTGGATTATGAGATCTTTGTCTATGTTCCGGAGACCGCGCCGCCTGCTTCCGGATTTCCGGTCATTTATGTTCTCGACGCCAATTCGGATTTTATAACCGTTGCGGAGACCGTGCGACGTGTCTCGCGACGTCCCAAGGCGACCGGTATCGCTCCTTCGATCGTGGTCGGCATCGGTTACCCCAATACCGGCGGATACAATGTTGACCGCCGCCATGCGGATTTCACCCGCGGTCCGGCGGATGCGGGAGCATTCCCGGATAAGGCCAGGGATAGTTGTGGCGGCCAGGCAGCCTATATCCGCTTCCTCAGCGGCCAACTGATGTCCTATATCGCATCGTGGCTCGATGCCGATCCGGATTGTTGCACCCTTCTCGGTCATTCTCTCGCCGGGTATTTCGTACTCGATCTGCTAGCGCAGCACCCGGACATGTTCCATGGCTATATCAGTTTCAGTCCCTCGGTTTGGTGGGACAGGGCTGGGTTGTCGCGGGCGCTGGCGTCGGCGCGCCAAATCACACGTCCAATCCGCCTCTATACAGCCGTCGGGCTCTGGGAGCAGGAGTTCGCGCCTTGGCAGGCGAAGGAGAATTTCAGCGACCAATATCACGAGATTAGGGAGGTCCGACGTATGATTGACAATGCGCGCGAGATTTCGAGTGAGGTTGGTGCTGCCTTCGGAAAGAAGGTGAACGTGCGGTTTGAGCTTGGTGAGGACGAGGATCATGCCACGATCGTGACGGCGTCACTTTGTCGAGCGTTGCGCTTTGTCGGCGGCGGCGAGACCATCGTCTGA
- a CDS encoding 2,3-dihydro-2,3-dihydroxybenzoate dehydrogenase, whose amino-acid sequence MSEFKGKTAFLTGAAGGIGFAVVKALLQEGANVVATDVSVDGLTELACDNLYARPLDVTKSADVDRLMDDMAAQCDGIDYGINVAGVLSTTPVLETSDVEWARVFAVNTAGVFHVSRALARHMVPRRRGSIVTVSSNAVGVPRRNMAAYAASKAASTMFTRCLGLELAEHGIRCNIVAPGSTLTSMQTGMWTDDNGGERVIAGSLENYKTGIPLRKLATPDDIANSVLFLLSEKAGHITMADIYVDGGATLHA is encoded by the coding sequence GTGAGCGAGTTCAAAGGCAAGACCGCGTTCCTGACGGGTGCAGCCGGTGGAATCGGCTTCGCGGTGGTCAAGGCGCTTCTGCAGGAAGGCGCAAACGTCGTCGCCACCGATGTTTCGGTGGACGGACTGACGGAGCTTGCCTGTGACAATCTCTATGCCCGCCCGCTCGATGTGACGAAAAGTGCAGATGTGGACCGGCTGATGGACGACATGGCGGCGCAATGCGATGGCATCGACTACGGGATTAATGTCGCCGGTGTGCTCTCCACGACGCCGGTTCTGGAAACAAGCGACGTGGAATGGGCGCGCGTCTTTGCCGTCAACACGGCCGGCGTCTTCCACGTTTCGCGCGCGCTCGCCCGGCACATGGTACCGCGCCGTCGAGGCAGCATCGTCACGGTAAGTTCCAACGCAGTCGGCGTGCCGCGCCGGAACATGGCGGCATACGCCGCATCGAAGGCGGCCTCGACCATGTTCACCCGTTGCCTCGGTCTGGAGTTGGCAGAGCATGGTATCCGCTGCAACATCGTTGCGCCTGGCTCGACACTGACATCGATGCAGACGGGTATGTGGACTGACGATAACGGCGGCGAGCGGGTGATCGCCGGCTCCCTGGAGAATTACAAGACCGGCATTCCGCTCCGCAAACTTGCAACCCCGGACGATATCGCCAATTCGGTCCTTTTCCTGCTATCGGAGAAGGCGGGGCATATTACGATGGCTGATATTTACGTCGATGGAGGCGCGACGCTTCATGCCTAA